A window of Lepidochelys kempii isolate rLepKem1 chromosome 1, rLepKem1.hap2, whole genome shotgun sequence contains these coding sequences:
- the C1H11orf87 gene encoding uncharacterized protein C11orf87 homolog — MSAKLSKELRLSLPPCLLNRTSASSNASSTCIAQVGQLFQSFSSTLVLIVLVTLIFCLILLSLTTFHVHKRKMKKRKMQRAQEEYERDHCSSSSPEAGIQGETPQGRNTRLGSSTQDSGIQRPSPPEPKSAHPARSCLDTASAGLLQTVVLS; from the coding sequence ATGAGTGCCAAGCTCTCCAAGGAGTTGAGGCTGTCTCTGCCACCTTGTCTCTTGAACAGGACATCTGCCTCCTCCAACGCCAGCAGCACCTGCATCGCCCAGGTGGGGCAGCTCtttcagtccttctcttccaCTCTGGTTTTAATCGTCCTGGTCACCCTCATCTTCTGCCTGATCCTCCTCTCCCTCACCACTTTCCACGTCCACAAGAGGAAGATGAAGAAGCGGAAAATGCAGAGGGCTCAGGAGGAATATGAACGGgaccactgcagcagcagcagccccgagGCAGGTATTCAGGGAGAGACACCCCAGGGAAGAAACACCCGGCTGGGAAGCTCCACCCAGGACTCGGGAATCCAGCGCCCGTCTCCCCCGGAGCCCAAGAGCGCTCACCCAGCAAGATCTTGTTTGGACACAGCTAGTGCGGGGCTCCTGCAAACTGTGGTATTGTCATGA